From Pseudomonas sp. StFLB209, a single genomic window includes:
- a CDS encoding FecR domain-containing protein, translated as MPTAQDPQAPIADAVRDQAIDWFTQAQSGDMSAAQAENLQRWRQADPEHERAWQRLAGISRQLQQRSTVLSNPLARNTLSKTRLVEADRRQLLKLLFGAGLLGGAAWQVSDSFWLQSTLADYHTGIGERRHHTLADGTQVWLNTRTLLDVRFSAQERQLILRQGEVDILTGSDPAGRPLLVYTGEARLQPLGTRFTVRRDNDTQGTLLAVSNGRVAAQLASGGDTQVVPAGFQTRIDHARIQPLQPASQAENAWVDGFIVAERMRLGDFVEELARYRLGVLRCDPAVADLRLTGSYPLADPARILSMLEQSLPVRVEQRTPWWVTITAR; from the coding sequence AGTGCCGCGCAGGCCGAGAACCTGCAACGCTGGCGTCAGGCCGATCCCGAGCATGAGCGTGCCTGGCAGCGGCTGGCCGGTATTTCCCGGCAGTTACAACAGCGCAGCACAGTGCTGAGCAATCCGCTGGCCCGCAACACCTTGAGCAAAACCCGGTTGGTTGAGGCGGATCGCCGCCAGCTTCTCAAGCTGCTGTTTGGCGCCGGATTGCTGGGTGGTGCGGCCTGGCAGGTCAGCGACAGCTTCTGGCTGCAAAGCACTCTGGCCGATTACCACACCGGCATTGGCGAGCGCCGTCATCACACCCTGGCGGACGGCACGCAGGTCTGGCTCAACACCCGCACGTTGCTGGATGTGCGCTTCAGTGCGCAGGAGCGCCAGTTGATCCTGCGCCAGGGCGAGGTCGATATCCTGACCGGCAGCGACCCGGCCGGGCGACCGTTGCTGGTCTACACCGGCGAGGCGCGGCTGCAACCCTTGGGCACACGCTTCACGGTGCGCCGCGACAACGACACTCAGGGTACCTTGCTGGCGGTCAGCAACGGCAGGGTGGCGGCGCAGCTTGCCAGTGGCGGCGATACACAGGTAGTGCCGGCAGGTTTTCAGACGCGCATCGATCACGCCCGGATCCAGCCGCTGCAACCCGCCAGTCAGGCCGAGAATGCCTGGGTCGACGGTTTTATCGTGGCTGAGCGCATGCGTCTGGGGGACTTTGTCGAAGAGCTGGCGCGCTATCGGCTGGGCGTACTGCGCTGCGACCCGGCAGTGGCCGACCTGCGCCTGACTGGCTCCTATCCGCTGGCCGACCCGGCCAGAATCCTCTCGATGCTGGAGCAGAGCCTGCCGGTGCGGGTTGAACAGCGTACCCCGTGGTGGGTGACCATCACGGCTCGCTAA
- a CDS encoding TonB-dependent siderophore receptor: MKYPATPRKCRRQVACASTLSLALLGGAVLTDGLTATRAQAQTMASIQHFSIAAGPLDQALSQFGRQAGIALSTNASLTAGKTSAGLQGEFSIEEGFRRILAGSGYSAAQQSDGSYLLVVAMEPAGAMELSSVTISGKAPGSTTEGTGLYNTYSASSSTRLNLTPKETPQSVTVLTRQRLDDQKIENMVDALEATPGITVSRAGVDIDNDLIYSRGFILNNFAVDGVRTSSLLANQRLSSVAYDRIEVVRGATGLISGMGTPSATVNLIRKRPTFEPQISLTAEAGSWDRYGTGFDISGSLNDSGSIRGRLVGDYKNQHAWVDRFEKEESVLYGITELDLSDKTLLTLGFNFETTDANAPMRSGYLTRYSNGQRIDFKRSANNAPDWTFYDNELSSIFGSLEHQFESGWNAKAEYRYSQYRSNAIVPYMAGSVNQATGAGAYIAPARFRDAPHEHSLDLYATGPLKLFDREHEIIVGTTLSDLQSTSPVYGSWMYPYTGYNGAIANLLDWDGSLSKPDFPKTADVETHEYQYGAYLSARFNLTDSTHLIVGNRLTDWKRNRDTTSLAGVTTKTNARDSGVYIPYVGVVQDLNDTWSLYASYTKIFNPQPVYVRDVNKLPLSPEEGSSYELGAKASFNDDRLVASLSVFKTEQDNLAILINDGTFSNYTAAQGTTSTGVEMELSGELAPGWQLSSGYTYSVIEDSEGERIVTQVPRHSVKTFSTYRLSGPLDKLTVGGGVNWQSKSGADLQYLTQGSYALVNLMARYEISQNLTASINLNNVLDKEYFSGGPSCCAVYGEPRNFMTSLKYTY, translated from the coding sequence ATGAAATACCCCGCAACGCCCCGAAAATGCCGCCGCCAGGTCGCCTGCGCATCGACCCTGAGCCTCGCACTGCTTGGCGGTGCCGTGCTCACTGACGGCCTGACCGCCACCCGCGCACAGGCGCAGACGATGGCCAGCATCCAGCACTTCTCGATTGCCGCCGGCCCTCTTGATCAAGCGCTGAGCCAGTTCGGTCGCCAGGCCGGCATTGCCTTGTCGACCAATGCCAGCCTGACGGCCGGCAAGACCAGTGCCGGGCTGCAAGGCGAGTTCAGCATCGAGGAAGGCTTCAGACGCATTCTGGCGGGCAGCGGATATTCTGCGGCGCAGCAAAGCGATGGCAGTTATCTGTTGGTGGTGGCGATGGAACCTGCCGGGGCCATGGAGTTGTCGTCGGTGACCATTTCCGGCAAGGCGCCGGGGTCGACGACTGAGGGGACAGGGTTGTACAACACCTACTCAGCCAGTAGCTCGACCCGGCTCAATCTGACACCGAAGGAAACACCGCAATCGGTCACAGTGCTAACGCGTCAGCGCCTCGATGACCAGAAAATTGAAAATATGGTCGATGCTCTAGAGGCAACGCCGGGTATTACCGTGAGTCGCGCTGGCGTCGATATTGATAACGACTTGATTTACTCGCGCGGTTTCATTCTTAACAACTTTGCTGTCGATGGCGTTCGCACCTCTTCATTACTCGCCAACCAGCGTCTGAGCAGCGTTGCTTATGATCGAATCGAAGTCGTCCGGGGCGCTACCGGCTTGATCAGCGGAATGGGTACGCCTTCGGCAACGGTTAACCTGATTCGCAAGCGCCCGACATTTGAACCGCAGATCAGTCTCACTGCAGAGGCCGGTAGCTGGGATCGCTATGGCACCGGGTTTGATATCTCCGGTTCCTTGAACGATTCAGGAAGCATTCGAGGCCGTTTGGTCGGTGACTACAAGAACCAGCATGCCTGGGTGGACCGTTTCGAAAAAGAAGAGTCGGTGTTGTATGGCATCACCGAACTTGATTTGAGTGATAAGACCCTGCTGACACTGGGTTTCAATTTCGAAACGACCGATGCAAATGCGCCAATGCGCAGTGGCTATCTGACGCGTTATAGCAATGGGCAGCGCATCGACTTCAAGCGCTCGGCCAACAATGCCCCGGACTGGACGTTCTACGACAATGAGTTGAGCAGCATCTTTGGCTCGCTCGAGCACCAGTTTGAGTCGGGCTGGAATGCCAAGGCTGAATATCGTTACAGCCAGTACCGCAGCAACGCGATCGTGCCGTACATGGCCGGTTCTGTTAACCAGGCAACTGGTGCTGGAGCCTACATTGCACCGGCCCGGTTCAGGGATGCCCCACATGAACATAGTCTGGACCTCTACGCGACAGGCCCGTTGAAGCTGTTCGACCGGGAGCACGAGATCATTGTCGGGACCACCCTGTCAGACCTGCAGTCAACGTCACCAGTGTATGGCTCATGGATGTATCCTTATACGGGGTATAACGGTGCCATTGCCAACCTGCTCGACTGGGACGGTAGCCTGAGCAAACCTGACTTTCCGAAGACGGCTGATGTTGAAACTCATGAGTATCAGTACGGCGCTTATCTGAGTGCTCGCTTCAATCTGACCGATTCGACCCATCTAATTGTTGGTAACCGGTTGACCGACTGGAAACGTAACAGAGACACCACCTCGTTGGCGGGGGTGACCACCAAAACAAATGCTCGCGACAGCGGCGTATACATTCCCTACGTGGGTGTGGTTCAAGACCTGAACGACACTTGGTCGTTGTACGCCAGCTACACGAAAATCTTCAATCCTCAACCTGTATATGTCCGCGACGTCAACAAGCTGCCCTTGTCACCTGAAGAGGGCAGCAGCTATGAGCTGGGTGCCAAGGCCAGCTTCAACGATGATCGCCTTGTCGCCAGTCTGTCGGTGTTCAAGACCGAGCAAGATAACCTTGCGATCCTTATCAACGATGGCACGTTCAGCAATTACACCGCAGCTCAGGGCACGACCAGCACGGGCGTGGAAATGGAGCTTTCCGGTGAGCTTGCCCCCGGCTGGCAGCTCAGCAGTGGCTATACCTATAGCGTTATCGAAGACAGCGAGGGTGAGCGCATCGTCACTCAGGTTCCTCGCCACAGTGTGAAAACTTTCTCGACATATCGCCTGAGCGGCCCGCTGGATAAATTGACTGTTGGCGGTGGAGTCAATTGGCAAAGCAAATCCGGCGCGGACCTTCAGTATCTGACCCAAGGCAGTTATGCCTTGGTCAATCTGATGGCCCGTTACGAAATCAGCCAAAACCTCACCGCTTCCATCAATTTGAATAACGTCCTGGATAAAGAGTACTTCTCGGGTGGGCCGAGTTGCTGTGCGGTCTATGGCGAACCCCGCAATTTCATGACCTCCCTGAAATACACCTACTAA